ATGAGCGAGTACCAGCAGGAGCACGCCGCCGAGCGGCTGGCCGGAGCGCCGCCGGGATTCGTGGGATACGACCAGGGCGGCGAGCTGACCAGACGGGTCCAGGAACGGCCCTTCAGCGTGCTGCTGTTCGACGAGATCGAGAAGGCGCACCCGGCGGTGCTCGACAAGTTCCTTCAGATCCTGGAGGACGGGCGGCTGACCGACGGACGGGGGCAGACCGCCTACTTCTCGCAGTCGCTGATCATCTTCACCTCCAACACCGGCACGGACGGCATGTCCGGACTGCTCGCGGCGGAGAACGGTGAGCTGCCCTACAGCAGGCTGCGGCAGCACTTCTTCGAGGCGGTGGAGGAGAAGTTCCGCGCCATCGGCCGTCCGGAGATCTTCGGGCGGCTGAAACCGGGTGTCGTGGTGTTCGACATGCTCCGGGCGCATCACGTCGTCGGTATCGCCGACCGGCTGCTCGACCAGCTCGCGGCGTCCGCGCAGGAACGCAACCAGATCGAGGTGGTCTTCGACCGGCCCGGCGTCCATGCGTGGATCAAGCGGCGGATGGCCGTCCCCGAACAACGGGCGTACGGGGGCCGCCAGATCCGCAACGAGCTCGAACTGCTGCGGTCGGCGATCGTCACCCACCTGCTGTCCCAGTCGCCGCCGCCCGGCTCCCGGATCGGGGTCGGCATCGAGATCGGCATCGACGGAGCGGGAGAGGTGCGGGTGTCGGCGGCGGGTGACGGTGTCCCGGGCTCCGCCGGGGTCCTGGGCGGCGGCGCCGCGCCCCTCGTCGGACGAGTGCTGCCGCCGGCCGCCGACGGCACCCCGGAAAGGACACACTGACCGTGTACGGCATCGATCTGGGTGCCAGCCGGGCGCGGATCGCCTGGCTGGACGCGCGGAGGCAACCGGTCACCACGGACGAGGCGGTCCCCGCGCTGGCCGCGGCCGGGCAGGGGACGGCGGGCGCCGAGGACGACGAGCTGTTCTCGGTACGGTCGCGGCTGTTCGCCGCCGAATCGGGGACGAACCCGGCTGTCCCGGCGTCCGCCGTGTTCCGTGCCTCCCCCGCCGCGCTGGTCGGCGGAGTGCTCACCGAGCTGCTCCGCCGGGCCGAGGAGGCGGGGGCGCCGGAAGAACGCCAGGCCGTGCTGTCCATACCGCCCGGGGTGTCCGACGCGCAGGAGATGGCGTTGCGCCGCGCCGCCGAGGCCGTCGGTCTGCGGGTTCCCAAGGTCGTTCCCGACCCGGTGGCCGCCGCGCTGCACCACGGCGCGCTGCGCGACGGCGCGGACAGCACCGTCGTGGTCTGGGACCAGGGCCGTACGGGTCTGCGGCTGACCGTGCTCGCCGTCAGCGACCGGCGCGTCCAGCTGGTGGAGACCGCCGAGCACCCGCTGGGCGGTCTGGCCCGGGACGAGGCCGTCGCCCGGGAACTGCTGCGCCAACTGCCGTACGACCGGGTGAGCCCACCCCTGCTGAGGGCCGCCGAAGGGCTCCGGCTGCGTCTCGCGCGGGCCGAGGAGGCGACGGACACGGTCCTGCTGGAGGGGACCGGCCACACCGTCACGTTCGACCGGGAGCGCCTCGACGCCGTGCTGGCCCCGGAACGGGCGCGTTCCCGCGACGCCCTGGCCCAGATCCTGGAGGCGGCACGGCAGCGCACGGGCCAGTGGCCGTCGGGTCTGCTGCTGGCCGGCGGTGTGTCCGCGACGCCGGGTACGGCCGAGTGGTTCACGGACGGCCTCGACCTCCCCGTGCGGTCGGCCACGCCCGAGCTGGCGGTGGTCCGCGGCCTCGCCCTGATCCAGGACTTCGGGCTGCTGCGGATCGAGTCCGGGCCGTACACCCGGCCCGCGTCGCACGCTGCCGCGCCCGCGGGAGCGTGGGCCGGTGACGGCCGTGCGGCGGATCCGGAACCTCCGCTCCTGGACCCCGAACCCGCCGGGGCCGACGATCCGGAACCCCGGAGCACACCCGCGCCTCCCTCCGCGGGCCGGTTCGACGGCGCGACCGCCACAGGTCCGGGCGGCTCCGGGGCGGGCGGCTCCGGGGCGGGCTTACGGCCTGCGAGCCGCACCGCCGACGGCGCTCCCCCGCCGTACGCCGCCGGGCCGGCGGACGTGCCGCCCCGGGGCCCGGAATCCGGCGGGCCGGAGGACCGGACCGCTCCCGCCGGGGCGAACCCTCCGCCGGAGCCGGACAGGGCGTACGTGCCGCCCCCTCGTGAGGCCGAACGCCCTCCCGCCGCCCCGGAGAAGCGCCGCGCCACGCCCCCGGGCGGTGACCTCGTGGGTGTGCCGGTGACGGACCTTCAGGCGGTCCGGCGCGACGACCACCTGCTCCTGCTGTGGGAGTGGCCGCCCGGCAGCCTCATGGCACAGGTGCGCTGGCGGCTGGAGGATCCCGGCCCGTCCGACGGCCGCCTCAGGGAGGGCGACGTCCGCTGCTCCCGGCGGGTCTACGAGCACGACGGCGGCCTCGACCTGGTGGTGGGCCGTGGCGGGGTGACCCTCACGGTGGAGGCCATGGTCCCGGGCGGAGAGGCCGGCTGGGAGCCCCCGTCCTCCCTGGAGGTGGCCTCCGGGCTCCCGGTGGTCCGCTACGAGCCCGCGCTCCGGCGGCGGCTGCGCGGCAGGGTCGCCACCGTGTCGTTCACGAGCGAGACCAACTGCCGGCTGCCGGCCCTCCACGTGGTGCTGGGCCGTGGCAGGTACCGGCCCGCGCATCCGGCCGACGGCACCGTGGTCCACGAGATACCGCCCCAGCAGATCGAGGCGCACAGCCCCCTCGTCGTCGAGTTCCCGTTTCCCTGCGCCCGGACGGACCGCGGCGACGCGTGGCTGGTCTGTTTCCCGGCGGAACCGGCCGGCGGGGACATCGAGCTGCGCCCCGCGGCCCTGCACCGACTGAAGGTGACGTGAATGGCAAGGAACTTCGCCTGTCCCTACTGCTACGAGACCTTCACCGCCCGGGAGATCCAGTTCCGCTGCAACACCCGGCTGAGCCGCAGCGGCCGGCGTTGCAGGGCGGAGCGCGACCAGGTGCGTGTCGACCGGCTGGGCGACCGCGGGGAGGTCGGTCCCGTGTTCACCGCCGACGGCCGCAAACCGGTCACCGACTGCCCGCAGTGCGGCGGGGAGACGACGTACCGCGTCTGCCCGGTGTGCCACAGCCTCCTCCCGGTGCAGTTCGGCATGGTGGACAACCGCCTCATAGCGATGGTCGGCGCCCGCAACTCCGGCAAGACCGTCCTCATGACGGTGCTGCTCCACGAGCTGATGAACCGTGTGGGCGAGAACTTCCGGGTCTCGCTGATGGGTTCGGACGAGTCGACGATGACCCGCTTCGGCAGCGACTACCAGGACAAGCTCTACAAGCACCGGCAGATGCTCCTCGGCACGCAGTCGGCCGCGAGCCAGGACAACCGGGTCGACCCGCTGGTGTTCCGGTTCGGACGGATCCAGGACGGGCTGCTCGGCGCCCGCTCCCAGCCCACCGTGCTGTCCTTCTTCGACACCGCGGGCGAGGACTTCAACTCGCGCGAGAGCGTCGAACTGAACACCCGTTACCTCTCCAACGCGGACGGGATCATCATCGTCCTCGACCCGTTGCAGATGCGGGGCGCGCAGGAGCTGGCGCTGGACGGGACCGTGCTGCCGCCCGCCGAGAGCAACACCCCCCAGCACGTGCTGAGCCGGATCACGAGCATGCTGCTGGCCCGGTCCTCGGGCCGCCGCGCCGTCAAGGTCAGGACGCCGGTCGCCGTGGTGTTCTCCAAGATGGACGCCTTCTGGCACCAGTTGCCGGCCGGGAGCCCGCTGCGGGTCCATCCGCCGCAGCACGGCCGGTTCGACGTCGCGGACAGTCTCAGCGCGCACGAGGAGGTCCGCGACCTGCTCAAGCAGTGGGACGGCGTGTCCCTGGACCAGACGCTGGAGAGCAACTACGCGCGCTACCGCTACTTCGGTGTCTCCGCGCTCGGCCGCACCCCCACACCGGACCAGCAGGTCGCTCCGACCGGCATCCAGCCGTACCGGGTCACCGACCCGCTGCTGTGGTTGCTCAGCGAGTTCGGCTCGGTGCCGAAACAGGGCAGGGGGTGAGATGGGCTTCCAGCAGATGTACTACACCTCGTGCGAGCGGGGCCTGACCGGATACGCGGGCTACCAGTTCAACGCGGTGAGCGAGGGCGTGTCCACGGAGACCCTTCGCGAGGTGGAGGCACTGGTCGCCTACGAGCCGCCGCCTTCCCTCGTCTACTCGGACGCGCCCGCCGACCTGGAGCGCTGCCCGGTGAACCTGTGCTTCGTGCCGGGCGGCCCGGGAGAGATGTCCGTGGCGGCGTGCGTCCAGTACGTCGGCCGGGACCCGTCCCAGCGTTTCGGCAACTACTTCGCCCACGCCGTGGGCCGTACCGACTTCACCGGCGCGAGCGGTGTGTCCCTCCCCATCGAGCTGTGGCGCTCTCCCGAGTGGACGAAGGGCCCGGTGACGGACACCCGGCTGCCCGAACTGACCGGGCCGCCCCGCCCCGGGCCGCTGTCACCGGCGGGGGTGGACCGCTTCCTGCGCGGACATCCGTACGGTGACCGGCTGCCGCAGCTGGTGTCGGCGGTACTCGCGGCAATCGCCGAGGACCGGACCGTCCTGGTGATCGACGCGTCGTCCGAGACGGTCGCCCACTGGTTCGCGGCCGTCTGCTATCTGCTGCCCCCGCCCGTCGCCCGGCGCCTGTCCTTCGCCACGTACCTGAGCCGTCCGGAGCGCAGCAGGCTGCGGCTGGTCGGCACGGTGCCGGAGATCCACGTCGGCCTCGGCCCCGACACCCAGGACGCGTTCCACGTCTTCGACCTCGCCTCCGGCCGACTGCCCGAACTGCCCGAACATCCGCTCGCCGGGCTGCTCGGCCGGGTCGGTGTCCTGACGGCCCAGACCTTCTGGTCGTGGACGGACGAGTACGTCAGCGGACTGGAACTCACCGCGGAGGACTGGTATCCGCCGGCGGTGGCGGCGACGGCGTCCGGCGGGACCGCGCTCGACGACGAGGAGGTGGCCGCGCTCGTCGGCTGGCTCGACGGCGCCGATCACCTGCCGGCGAACGTGCTGGCCGCCGTCGCCCGGGACCTCTACCGGTCGCGGCAGCTGTCCGCGGACCAGCTGACCGTGCTGAGCCGGATCGCCCGGAGCGCGGACGACAGGGACCTCGTCGAGCGGATCCAGGGCGAGCTGCTGGAGACCGGGATGCGGGCGTACATGGCGGACGGTCCCACGGCCGTCGAACCGGTGCCGATCCGGGACCCGGTGCTCAGCAGGCAGGCCACCGCCCGTTTCGGGGAGCTGCTCCGGGACTGCGACGACCGGCAGGGCGTACGGCTGCTGCTGTGGGCGTCCGCGGCCCGGCTGGAACCGGACCACGACACCCTCGTGCGCAGGAGCACCGAGATCGCCCAGATGCTCCTGAGCCGGACCGTGACCTCGCACGTCGACGAACGCTTCCGGTCGCGGCTGACCCGGGTGGCCACGAACTGGCCCGAGTTCCGGGAGGGCATGGTGCTCGCCCTGAGCGGACAACTGGCCGAACAGCCGCACCAGTTCCCCGAACTGATGCGGGGACTGCCCAGTGAGCTGCTGAAGGAGAAGGATCTGGAACACCATCCGGCGCTGCGCGAGCACTTCCTCATCGCGCGCGCCGAGCGTGATCCGGAACGCACCGCCAACAGTCTGGCGCGCGTGCTGCTCCTGCGTGAACCCTGCGTGCTGGACGGGACGTTGCTGAGGATGCTGTGGCCGTCGGGGCGCTGGACGCACGAGGAGGCGGTCGAGGTCGTTCCGTTGCTGCCGTCGTCCGTGCGGGTCGACGCCAGCGCGGCGACGTGGCTGGAGGCGGTGGTCGCGCGGGACATCCACACCAGCGACGAACTGGTGCTCTGCCTGGAGCTGTGCGACCTGCTGACGTCGCCCAGGCGCATCGCGTGGTTGCCACGGGGTACGCGCGAGTGCGCCCAGAACGCCCTACGGATCGCGGAGTCGCTGTCACGCCCCAGTGCGGCCGGGCTGCTGAACGTGGCGGAGACACAGTGGCCGCCGCGCTGGCAGCCGGTGGCCGCCCTGCGCCGCCAGCGGCTCCCCCGGGCGCTCCTGGAGTGCCCGGGAACGCCGCACGAACTCTCGCGTGTCCTCCTCGCGATGGGCGACCGGACCTCGCTCCGCTATCTGGAACTGGTGTGCCTCGCGGCGGCGACGCCGACCCCCCAGTCGCTGCGGAACATCCTGACGGCGGTAGCGGCCCAGCGGTCCATGACCACCTCCCAGCGGGAGCTTCTGGACCGGGCGCTGGAGACCGTCGAAAAGAAGTGGCCTCCCGACGATCTGGACCTCCTCACCGCCGAGGCACGGCCGCTCAGCGTGGACCTCGCCGAACGCATGGCCCGGCGGTCGGAGGAGAAGCGCTCCGGCTGGTTCAAGCGGCGGCGCACGAGCAGGCGGGCGCCGCGGACCGGCGCGGCGGAGACCGGGAACGGCCAGGACCCGCCGTCCGGCGCCGGGGGGTGACGGGGTGACCGAGTTCATCGTGTACGTGCTGATGGGTGCCCTGTACATCTGCGCGCTCATCGTCTTCCTGGCTGTGGCCCCGACCATCGCGGTCCTGCGTGCCCTCGGGCTGACGGGCCAACTGCTGTGGCTCCACGGCCAGGTCCTGGTGGGGGTGACGCACCGGCGTACGCCCGAGTACCAGCACCCGAGCCTGCCGCCCTACCGGCCGCAGAACGAGCCGGAACCCGCCTACCGTCAGTACTTCCACGGCCCGGCCACCCGTGATCTGCGCACCGCGTGCCTGCTGACCGCGGGCCGCTTCCGCCGTACCGTGGCGGACTCCTTCAGCTCGACGACCGTCGGGTACTTCGGGCAGCCCCGGTCCAGTCGGCTGGCCAGTGTGCCCGTAGGTCTCACCCTGTACACGGGCCTCGCCCTGGGCGCCGTACTGGCCGCGGTCCTTCTCGCTCTCCTGTGTCTCCTGCACGTCGTCCTGGTGTACGTCGCGCAGGGCGTGGTCCGGATCACGGCGGGCACGCTCCGCGCGGTGGACCGTGCGGTGCTGCGGGCCAAGAACCTGCACCACGGCATGGTCTGCCCGCAGTGCTACGAGCTGGTGGAGTACCCGGTGTACGAATGCCCGGGCGACGGATGCCGGCGCCGGCACCAGGACATCCGCCCCGGCCGCTACGGCGTTCTGAAGCGGCGCTGTGCCTGCGGCCACAAGCTGCCGACGCTGATCCTCACCGGGAGCCACCGTCTCCAGGGGATCTGCCCGTACTGCGCGAGCGCCATGAGCGACAGCACCGGTCTCGTCCCGGAGACGGTGCTGCCGATGGTGGGCGGAACCGCAGCGGGCAAGACACAGCTGATGGCCGCGATCCTGATGACGCTGTTCGACGCGGCGGGCCGGGGCGGTCCACCGGCCGGGTTCGCCGACCGGGACACCGCGGCCAGGTACGAAGTACTGCGGGAGATCCTGCGCATCAGGGGTAACCCGCTCGGCACCCCGCGGGCCCTGCCGGCCGCGCACTCGCTGCTGCTCGGCAAGGGGCGGTCCCGCAGGCTGGTGCACATCTTCGACACCGCCGGGGAGCGCTTCGTCAACCTGGAGGACACCGACGCCCTGCGGTACGCGCGGACCGCGCGCACCTTCGTCTTCGTGCTGGACCCGCTGTCGGTGGCCGCGTTCTGGCAGGGGCTGTCCCCCGAGCAGCAGGCGGGTGTGGACCGCACCCTCGCCTCACCCGTCGATCCGGAGCACATCTTCAACCAGAGCACGCAGACGATGAAGCGCATGAACGGCGACCTCGCGCAGTCCCGGCTCGCGGTGGCCGTCAGCAAGTACGACGTGCTGTCCCGGCAGCGGCTGCTGGGCGAGCACCGGCCCGACGACAGCGGGTCGACCCGGGCCTGGCTCGTCGGCGAGCTGGGCCTGGGCAACCTGGCGCGCGCCATGGAGAACGAGTTCCGCGAGGTGCGCTTCTTCTTCACCGCGGCGGTCATCGGCGGGGAGGAGCAGGTGGACGACAGCATCGTCCCGCTGGTCGACTGGTGTCTCGGGTCGGGCCGTTACGACCCCTCCGCGTCCGCCGGCCGGGCATCCGGACGCTGAGGCGTCCGTACGGGGCGCCCGACCGGCTCTGTCCCGCCGCCCGGTGACGGACCCCCGGGCGGCGGCGCTCAGCGCCCGGTGTGCACGAAGCCCGCCCAGGACGCGACGGCCGACCGGTCGTGGCCGCGGAGTTGGGCGCGCATCCTCCCGGGCATGGCCTCCGGCGGTTTCCGGCAGCCGGCCATGCACAGCTGTGCCGTGCGCAGGGCGTCAGCCGGTGCCAGGCCCTCCTCCCTGAGGAAGTGGTGGAACATGAACATCAGCACCGAGGTCGCCTCGTCCGGCACACTCCAGGTCGCGCTGACCACCGACCGGACCCGGCCGGCCAGCAGCGTGGTGCCCAGGCTGAACGCCTCGTCGTAGCCGCGCGCGGAGCGGCCGGTGCTGCACGCGGCCAGGACGGCGAGCGCGATGCCCCGGTCGGAGCCGACGCCCAGGGTCCGCACCAGCCGCTCGGCCGCGAGGTGTTCACCGCGGTCGAGCAGCAGATAGGAACTGTCCCCCGCCGAGGTGGTCTGCTCGACGATTCCGTGGCAGGCCAGGTGCATCATGCTGCCGCCGTCGGGATCCGCGAGCCAGCGCAGCACCTCGTCGCGGGTGCCCGCTCCTTCCGGGCTCGGCTCGCCGTCGGGCATCCTGCCGACGTAGCGGGCGTCCGGGTAGAAGCGGTCCTTGATCGCCAGTGCTTCGACGCGCGCGGCCGGCAGGTCCCTCGCCCTTCCGGCGGGGTCGGGGTCGCCGACCACCAGTCCCGCACCGGTGAGGGGCACCGGGGCGTGCCAGGCCGACTCGCACAGCAGGCGGGCGGAGGGTGTGTAGGAGAAGACGACGCGCTCCATCGCGTACCGCCATGTCCCGTCCGCCGACCGGGTGCGCGCCGCGTGCCACGGCACCCGGGCCAGTTCCCGTACGGGAATCAGCACCAGCCGTGCCGGGCGGTCCGCGGGCAGGTCCAGGTGGCGCTCGACGAGCGGCCCGATCGCGGCCTCCCACGCCCACTCGCAGATCTCCTCAAGCGCCTGCGGGGCCTCGGTCCGCGCGTCCAGGGGTGCGCTGTCGCGAGCGGGCGGGACGCTGCCGTCGGTCTGTGCGCTGTCGCGAGCGGGCCGGCCGCTGCCCTCCATGTCCTGCGCCGCGTCGAAGAGGAAGGTCTCGAACGCCGCGGTGCCGGTGTCGTTCAGCTCCGGCAGCAGGAACCAGCTCGGGGGTGCGTCGGCCGGGATCACCACGGCGGCACCGTTGCGCTCGTCGCCGGGCACCAGGTAGACCAGCGCGTCCGCGCCGAGCGAGCGCAGGGCCGCCCTCGTCTCGTGCGGTTGCGGCGGGTCGAGCAGCCGTGTCGTGCCCTTGGCCATACTGGCGGCCGGCGAGCCGTCGGCGGTCAGTTCGACGCCCGCCAGCACGCCGATGACCCGGCGCCGCAGCTCGTCCGGCATGTCGTCCGCCGAGTGGCTCCGCTGTGCCCGCGCCCATTCCCGGGCCAGTGCCGGGTCGCCCACGGCGGTGAGCCGTGCCTCGATGTCACGGGTCTCGGTGGTGGCGTAGAGGATCAGACCGCGGCCCGCGTCCAGGGCTGTGGCGGCGCCTTCCGGGTCATGGTCCATCAGGCACAGCCGTGCCGTGTCCAGGGCGTCGCCGGCCGCGTCGCGTGCGGTGGCCTGCATGTCGTCGGGCGTCGACTGGAGCAGCACGCTCCACGCGTGCCCGCGCAGTCCGCTCAGTGCCGTCGACCGGCCCAGTTCGTTGCGGCCGGCGAGCCGGTAGGCGTGGGCCAGCGGCATGGCGGTCATGGTCCACAGGCCATGGGTGCTGGACTCGGCCTGCCGCCAGGCCTGTTCGAGCAGTTCCGTGGCGGTCCTGAGGTCACGCCGGTCGCCGGTCATCTCGACCCTGCGCAGGTGCGCGACCCCGGCGAACATCAGGTAGTACGTGCGCCGCGGGTCGTGTTCGGTGGCGACGGACAGCGCCTCGGTGAGGTGTTTCACCGCGTTGTCCACCGACTCCCGGGTGTCCGTGCCCAGTTCGGCGGTGCCGAGCTGGGACAGCCGGAGGGCACGTTCGTTGTCCGGGATCCCGGGCTGGACGGCCATCTCCTCGAACATGCGCAGGTGGGCATCGCTCGCCGGGTTCACGTACTGCGCACGGCGCGCGTTCCCGCCGCCCGCCGCACCGTCGGGCCGGAGCATCTCCAGGAACGGGGCGAGCTGGTTCCACGCCTCGTCCACCGCCGCCCGCAGCGGATCGCCCGCGGGCAACTGGAGCGAGGCCCCGCGCAGTTCCTCCAGTTTCGCCATGGCGCCCAGGTGGTCACCGCGCATGGCCTGGGCGCTCGCCTCCTGGAGCAGCGTCATCACCGTGGCGCGGTCGAGCAGTGGGGACCGGGGGCCCAGGCCGTCGGTGAATCCGCGCAGGTCGTCGCCGAGCCGTCGCGCTCCCGACGGACTCATGTCGCCCTGGGTGACCAGATGCTGGAGTCCTCTCCGGGCGGAGTCGACCAGCATGGCCTGGGGCTGGGCGTCGCCGACGATCCGCGCGTACCCCTCCAGCTCCCGCAGCGCGGCGCGCGGGCTGAATCCCGGCCGGTCCTCCTGCCAGGCCACCAGCAGGTCCGACGCCCGCAGCGCGGCGGACGTCACGGGCCAGTCCGCCAGCGGGGCCGGGTCCGTGTCGGCGATGTCCGTGAGAAGCATCGCGCGGGACATCCGTACCGATCCCATCAGCGTGCCCGACCTGAGCAGGGCGGTCACCAGCACGGACGCCAGCTTGGCCCGGCCCGGCAGCTCCGCCGGCAGGGCGTCGAAGTCCGCGAGGGCGCTGTCGATGTCCGCGGGGTCCTTGCCGATCACCTCGTAGCGGCTGGCCCGCATCCAGCAGCGCGCGAAGAGCCACGGCGCGCGGTCGTCCGCGCCGACCGACTCGATGGCCTGGGTGGTGCGTGCGATGACCGTGGCCAGCGCGTCCGCCGACGCCGTGTCACTCATGTCGGCTCCTTTGCCGATAGAAACCAGAACGCACAGGAACGAACCCGAAGGGGAAGAGGAGGGAAGAGAGGAGCCGGTCAGTGTTCGGCCGCGGAGCGCATCGCGCGGACCCAGGCGACGCCGGTGAAGTTCTTGGCCGCGATCTCGATCTCCACCTTCTCGAAACCGGCGGCCGACAGTCCCTCGTAGCCGGTGCCGACGAGGTCCTGGTAGAGCGTGTCCGAGAAGGCGGCCACGAGGTCGGTGTCGCGGGACTCGGCGAGGAAGCGGCGGACGGGGCCGGAGTCGAGTACGCGGAAGAGGGCGACCACGGCGGAGCCCGCGTATCCGCTGTCCGCCTCGTGCACGATGCCCTGGTGCAGGCTGGCCCGCATGCGGACACTGCCCAGGCCACCGGCCGAACTCTCTTTCCCAGCAGCGGAGTTCGCCCCGGCGGTCCGTGCGTTGGCCGCTGCCAGACCTGCCGTCAGTCCGGCCAGGAGGCCGGGGACGACCCTGGTCTCGTCGACGTCGGGTTCGAGAACGAGCAGATAGCCGTCGCCCTGCGCCTGCCGGCCGCAGCGCTCCCAGTCGACGCCGACCCGCTCGCACGCCGCGCGGAGTGTGCGGAGCAGAACGCGCTGCAACCGGACCATGTCGGCATTGTCCCGGGCGCTGTATCTCTCGATGTCGACCGCGAGGCACAGCCGCCGAAGCCCCGGAGGCAGTCTGCCGTCGTCCGCCTCCCGGTCCTCCCGGTGCTCGGGGTGCGGCATCTCGTCCTGGTACGCGGCCAGCGCCCAGGCTCCGGGCAACACCCCCTGGTGCGTGAGCGGGCCGGCCGTCTGCCACGCCTCCCCCGCCCGGATGCGGAACGGCGTGTCGTAGGGGGTTTCCGCCGCCCTGCGCCGAAGGGCGCCGCCGAGCACCGGCTGCACGGTCGTCGTGCTCAGGCTGACCCGGCCGGACACCTCGGCGGAGGACGCCGGCATCCGCACCACCGCCTGGGCCCACCGTCCGTCGGGGCGGAGCCCGGCGCCGCGCCCACGGGCCCTGAAGGTCCAGCGGAGCCGTTGGCGGCCGAGCCCGAACACGGAGATCTCCGTGCCGTCGGCGGCGACGGTGCCGGGAGCCGGGTCGAGGCTCAGCGCGTGCAGGCCGTCGGCGAGGTCGACGGTGAGGGTGGCCTGTTCGTAGCGGCGTCCGTCGGGCAGTTCCTCCAGGTCGAACGGGAAGCAGACGAGGAAGTCGCGGTCCGCGTCCGCCGTCGGGCGCCGGCGGGCCGGGTCCCGCAGTGCGTAGGCGAGCGGCCGGCCGAGGGAGACGCCGCCGATCCGGTCGCGGACGGGTGGTCCTCCTCCCTTCGGCACCACTCCGTCGAGGGCGAGGAGATCCGGTGTACCGAGCACGTCGTCGCGTACCCCTGCCGCCCCGTCCTCACCGTGTCCGTCGTCCGCACCCGCGTCTGCCGTGCCGTTGTCCCGCATTGGTCCGGTTCCCCCTTGTTCCTGTGCCGTGCGTGTCCGGTACCGGCTCCGGTCAGCCGCCGGGCTCCGTCAGCCGGGCGGCCCGGCGCAGCCCGGCGAGGGACAGGACGATCGTCCGCCCGTAGCCGACCTGTATGACTCCCTGCCCGGCCAGTTCCCCGAGCACGTGGTGCACCCGGCGCTCCCGGGCGCCGACGAGCCCGGCGAGCTCCGCCTGGGTGAGGCGTGGCCCGAGCAGCACACCGCCGTGCCCCGGCTCGCCGTAGTCCTCCGCGAGGTCGACGAGGACGCGGGCGACGCGGGTCGCCACCGGGCAGCCGCTGAAGTCGCCCCGGCGCCGTACCGACCACCGGTTCTTGCGGACCAGCATGCGGCTGACGGCCAGCGCCGCGGCCGG
The DNA window shown above is from Streptomyces sp. NBC_01451 and carries:
- a CDS encoding Hsp70 family protein — its product is MYGIDLGASRARIAWLDARRQPVTTDEAVPALAAAGQGTAGAEDDELFSVRSRLFAAESGTNPAVPASAVFRASPAALVGGVLTELLRRAEEAGAPEERQAVLSIPPGVSDAQEMALRRAAEAVGLRVPKVVPDPVAAALHHGALRDGADSTVVVWDQGRTGLRLTVLAVSDRRVQLVETAEHPLGGLARDEAVARELLRQLPYDRVSPPLLRAAEGLRLRLARAEEATDTVLLEGTGHTVTFDRERLDAVLAPERARSRDALAQILEAARQRTGQWPSGLLLAGGVSATPGTAEWFTDGLDLPVRSATPELAVVRGLALIQDFGLLRIESGPYTRPASHAAAPAGAWAGDGRAADPEPPLLDPEPAGADDPEPRSTPAPPSAGRFDGATATGPGGSGAGGSGAGLRPASRTADGAPPPYAAGPADVPPRGPESGGPEDRTAPAGANPPPEPDRAYVPPPREAERPPAAPEKRRATPPGGDLVGVPVTDLQAVRRDDHLLLLWEWPPGSLMAQVRWRLEDPGPSDGRLREGDVRCSRRVYEHDGGLDLVVGRGGVTLTVEAMVPGGEAGWEPPSSLEVASGLPVVRYEPALRRRLRGRVATVSFTSETNCRLPALHVVLGRGRYRPAHPADGTVVHEIPPQQIEAHSPLVVEFPFPCARTDRGDAWLVCFPAEPAGGDIELRPAALHRLKVT
- a CDS encoding TRAFAC clade GTPase domain-containing protein, giving the protein MARNFACPYCYETFTAREIQFRCNTRLSRSGRRCRAERDQVRVDRLGDRGEVGPVFTADGRKPVTDCPQCGGETTYRVCPVCHSLLPVQFGMVDNRLIAMVGARNSGKTVLMTVLLHELMNRVGENFRVSLMGSDESTMTRFGSDYQDKLYKHRQMLLGTQSAASQDNRVDPLVFRFGRIQDGLLGARSQPTVLSFFDTAGEDFNSRESVELNTRYLSNADGIIIVLDPLQMRGAQELALDGTVLPPAESNTPQHVLSRITSMLLARSSGRRAVKVRTPVAVVFSKMDAFWHQLPAGSPLRVHPPQHGRFDVADSLSAHEEVRDLLKQWDGVSLDQTLESNYARYRYFGVSALGRTPTPDQQVAPTGIQPYRVTDPLLWLLSEFGSVPKQGRG
- a CDS encoding GTPase-associated protein 1-related protein gives rise to the protein MGFQQMYYTSCERGLTGYAGYQFNAVSEGVSTETLREVEALVAYEPPPSLVYSDAPADLERCPVNLCFVPGGPGEMSVAACVQYVGRDPSQRFGNYFAHAVGRTDFTGASGVSLPIELWRSPEWTKGPVTDTRLPELTGPPRPGPLSPAGVDRFLRGHPYGDRLPQLVSAVLAAIAEDRTVLVIDASSETVAHWFAAVCYLLPPPVARRLSFATYLSRPERSRLRLVGTVPEIHVGLGPDTQDAFHVFDLASGRLPELPEHPLAGLLGRVGVLTAQTFWSWTDEYVSGLELTAEDWYPPAVAATASGGTALDDEEVAALVGWLDGADHLPANVLAAVARDLYRSRQLSADQLTVLSRIARSADDRDLVERIQGELLETGMRAYMADGPTAVEPVPIRDPVLSRQATARFGELLRDCDDRQGVRLLLWASAARLEPDHDTLVRRSTEIAQMLLSRTVTSHVDERFRSRLTRVATNWPEFREGMVLALSGQLAEQPHQFPELMRGLPSELLKEKDLEHHPALREHFLIARAERDPERTANSLARVLLLREPCVLDGTLLRMLWPSGRWTHEEAVEVVPLLPSSVRVDASAATWLEAVVARDIHTSDELVLCLELCDLLTSPRRIAWLPRGTRECAQNALRIAESLSRPSAAGLLNVAETQWPPRWQPVAALRRQRLPRALLECPGTPHELSRVLLAMGDRTSLRYLELVCLAAATPTPQSLRNILTAVAAQRSMTTSQRELLDRALETVEKKWPPDDLDLLTAEARPLSVDLAERMARRSEEKRSGWFKRRRTSRRAPRTGAAETGNGQDPPSGAGG
- a CDS encoding TRAFAC clade GTPase domain-containing protein, whose translation is MTEFIVYVLMGALYICALIVFLAVAPTIAVLRALGLTGQLLWLHGQVLVGVTHRRTPEYQHPSLPPYRPQNEPEPAYRQYFHGPATRDLRTACLLTAGRFRRTVADSFSSTTVGYFGQPRSSRLASVPVGLTLYTGLALGAVLAAVLLALLCLLHVVLVYVAQGVVRITAGTLRAVDRAVLRAKNLHHGMVCPQCYELVEYPVYECPGDGCRRRHQDIRPGRYGVLKRRCACGHKLPTLILTGSHRLQGICPYCASAMSDSTGLVPETVLPMVGGTAAGKTQLMAAILMTLFDAAGRGGPPAGFADRDTAARYEVLREILRIRGNPLGTPRALPAAHSLLLGKGRSRRLVHIFDTAGERFVNLEDTDALRYARTARTFVFVLDPLSVAAFWQGLSPEQQAGVDRTLASPVDPEHIFNQSTQTMKRMNGDLAQSRLAVAVSKYDVLSRQRLLGEHRPDDSGSTRAWLVGELGLGNLARAMENEFREVRFFFTAAVIGGEEQVDDSIVPLVDWCLGSGRYDPSASAGRASGR